The Humulus lupulus chromosome 4, drHumLupu1.1, whole genome shotgun sequence genome has a window encoding:
- the LOC133833183 gene encoding protein NRT1/ PTR FAMILY 8.1-like, with protein sequence MTNVRADDSGDISNNPPNKNNSGKWRASIFIFVYQFLEKLAFYGVSTNLVQFFNKTLNQTSANAANSVTNWYGTCFLTPLIGAFLADAYWGQYWTIIIFTAIYVMGITILLMCVVFPALKPSCDSTTRQCHPTELQTVVANISLYLVALGSGATRPCVSSFGGDQFDDKKQRSSFFNWSFMIQNVGMMISTSMVVWLETNVSWAWGFGVSAAAMAIALGFFSFGTRLYRLQQPEGSPLTKMCQVIIASIRKYDVVLPCDQSNLYELSHIEEEGENDIVQATKKLKHTDQLRFFDKSAVETQIDKTSKGLANPWRLCTVTQVEEFKCIIRLLPVWASGLMFATVLSQIYAIFILQGNKMDPHLTIFNRNLKVPSASLLVFNALGVIVAAPIYDWVIVPTAKKLTRHEQGFTQLQRVGIGLAISAIAIVIAGILEHLRLNIVRKHNYYDVEFAPVSIFWQVPQYFLVGFAEIFTLVGQIEFFYDQAPYSLRNLCSALSLTTLALGNFLSSFVVIFVTKVTTQNRSLGWIPDNINRGHLDYYYSLLTLLAMVNCIVFVWVASYYRYKGGYY encoded by the exons ATGACCAACGTCAGGGCAGATGATAGCGGAGATATCTCCAATAATCCACCCAACAAGAACAACTCCGGAAAATGGAGAGCCTCCATTTTTATTTTCG TATATCAATTTTTGGAGAAGTTGGCATTCTACGGTGTCAGCACTAACCTTGTTCAGTTCTTCAACAAAACCCTAAACCAAACATCTGCCAATGCCGCCAACAGTGTGACAAATTGGTATGGTACATGTTTTCTCACACCACTAATAGGAGCATTTTTGGCTGATGCTTATTGGGGCCAATACTGGACCATTATCATCTTCACCGCCATTTATGTCATG GGCATAACAATATTGTTGATGTGTGTTGTCTTTCCGGCACTAAAACCATCATGTGACTCGACCACACGTCAATGCCACCCAACTGAATTACAGACTGTTGTGGCAAATATTTCTTTGTACTTGGTGGCTCTAGGTTCTGGGGCAACTAGGCCATGTGTCTCTTCATTTGGGGGCGACCAGTTCGATGACAAGAAACAACGTAGCTCTTTCTTCAATTGGTCATTTATGATACAAAATGTAGGAATGATGATTAGCACATCTATGGTGGTATGGCTTGAGACCAACGTCAGCTGGGCATGGGGCTTCGGTGTTTCGGCCGCTGCTATGGCTATAGCACTAGGGTTTTTTTCATTCGGAACTCGACTATATCGACTACAACAACCCGAAGGGAGTCCCCTGACAAAAATGTGTCAGGTTATAATTGCATCGATTCGGAAATATGATGTTGTACTTCCTTGTGACCAATCAAATCTCTACGAGCTTAGCCACATTGAAGAAGAAGGTGAAAACGATATTGTTCAAGCAACAAAAAAGCTTAAACACACAGACCAATTAAG GTTCTTTGACAAATCGGCCGTTGAGACTCAAATTGACAAAACATCCAAGGGTTTAGCAAACCCTTGGAGGCTTTGCACGGTCACTCAAGTGGAGGAGTTTAAGTGCATTATTCGACTTCTTCCTGTATGGGCTTCTGGATTAATGTTTGCTACCGTCTTAAGCCAAATATATGCAATATTTATTCTACAGGGTAACAAGATGGACCCTCATTTGACGATCTTCAACCGAAACTTGAAGGTACCATCGGCGTCACTATTGGTCTTCAATGCTCTAGGAGTCATTGTGGCAGCTCCAATATACGATTGGGTTATTGTCCCTACCGCAAAAAAACTTACTAGACACGAACAAGGATTCACCCAGCTACAACGAGTAGGAATAGGGCTCGCCATCTCTGCCATTGCAATAGTCATTGCTGGAATCTTGGAGCATCTTCGGCTAAACATTGTGAGGAAGCATAACTACTACGATGTTGAATTTGCACCCGTGTCGATTTTCTGGCAAGTCCCTCAGTACTTCTTGGTCGGGTTCGCTGAGATTTTTACCTTGGTGGGACAAATCGAGTTTTTTTACGACCAAGCACCATATTCTTTGAGGAACTTGTGTTCAGCATTGTCACTCACGACTTTAGCCTTGGGAAATTTTTTAAGTAGTTTTGTTGTCATTTTTGTGACCAAAGTGACAACTCAAAATAGGAGCTTGGGTTGGATTCCTGATAATATTAATAGGGGACATCTCGATTACTACTATAGTCTACTGACTCTCCTCGCCATGGTTAATTGTATTGTGTTTGTCTGGGTCGCTAGCTACTATAGGTACAAGGGAGGGTATTACTGA